The [Pseudomonas] carboxydohydrogena genome includes a window with the following:
- the tpiA gene encoding triose-phosphate isomerase has translation MPGTIRPLIAGNWKMNGLQGSVAELDAILGSGAAGKGNADLLICPPATLVAGFAARAKGSQLAIGGQDCHAEASGAHTGDIAAEMLKDAGATYVIVGHSERRADHGESDAVVRAKAEAAWRAGLVAIVCVGETRAERDAGRAMDVVGGQLAGSIPDGATSANLVVAYEPVWAIGTGLTPTSEDIEQIHTFIRKNLTERFKADGAGVRVLYGGSLKPGNAAEILALADVNGGLIGGASLKAADFLAIAAAVPR, from the coding sequence ATGCCGGGGACGATCCGACCGCTGATTGCGGGAAACTGGAAAATGAACGGCCTGCAAGGGTCTGTGGCGGAGCTGGATGCGATCCTGGGTTCGGGAGCCGCCGGCAAGGGGAACGCGGATCTGCTGATCTGCCCGCCCGCTACGCTGGTGGCGGGGTTCGCCGCCCGCGCCAAAGGATCGCAACTCGCCATCGGGGGACAGGACTGCCACGCCGAGGCGTCGGGTGCCCATACCGGCGATATTGCCGCCGAAATGCTGAAGGATGCCGGTGCCACCTACGTCATCGTGGGGCATTCGGAGCGCCGGGCGGACCACGGTGAAAGCGATGCCGTGGTGCGGGCGAAGGCGGAGGCGGCCTGGCGCGCGGGGCTCGTCGCCATTGTCTGCGTCGGCGAAACCCGCGCCGAGCGCGACGCCGGACGGGCCATGGACGTTGTGGGCGGCCAGTTGGCAGGCTCCATTCCGGACGGGGCTACCTCGGCCAATCTGGTGGTGGCCTACGAGCCGGTCTGGGCGATCGGAACCGGACTGACCCCGACATCGGAAGATATCGAGCAAATCCATACCTTTATCCGCAAGAATCTGACGGAGAGGTTCAAGGCGGACGGCGCAGGCGTGCGGGTGCTTTATGGCGGGTCTCTGAAGCCCGGCAACGCCGCCGAAATTCTCGCTTTGGCCGACGTCAATGGAGGCCTGATCGGGGGAGCGAGCCTGAAAGCGGCCGATTTCCTTGCGATCGCGGCGGCAGTTCCCAGATAG
- a CDS encoding NIPSNAP family protein has protein sequence MSKIYELRVYTCLPGRLPALSKRFETKTLKIWEKHGIKQAGFFTTLVGPSNHELTYLLEWDSLAERETKWNAFQSDPEWIRERAETEKDGQIVSNIASSFLTPTSYSSVK, from the coding sequence ATGTCGAAGATTTATGAGTTGCGCGTTTATACCTGTCTGCCGGGCCGTTTGCCTGCGCTGTCGAAGCGTTTCGAGACCAAAACGCTGAAGATCTGGGAAAAGCACGGCATCAAGCAGGCCGGGTTCTTCACCACGCTCGTCGGCCCGTCCAATCACGAACTGACCTATCTGCTGGAATGGGATTCGCTCGCCGAGCGCGAGACGAAATGGAATGCCTTCCAGTCCGACCCCGAATGGATCAGGGAGCGCGCCGAGACCGAGAAGGACGGCCAGATCGTTTCCAACATCGCAAGCTCGTTTCTTACGCCGACATCCTACTCCTCGGTGAAGTGA
- the eno gene encoding phosphopyruvate hydratase — MTAIVDIIGREILDSRGNPTVEVDVVLEDGSMGRAAVPSGASTGAHEAVELRDGDKGRYLGKGVQKAVEAVNGEIFDAIGGMEAEQQVQIDNAMIALDGTPNKKRLGANAILGVSLAVAKAAAESLGMPLYRYVGGTSARTLPVPMMNIVNGGVHADNPIDFQEIMVMPVGAASFAEALRCGAEIFHTLRGELKKAGHNTNVGDEGGFAPNLPSADAALDFVMSAIGKAGYKAGSDVMLALDCASTEFFKDGKYVYEGEKKTRSRSEQAKYLADLTGRYPIVSIEDGMAEDDMEGWKELTDLIGGKVQLVGDDLFVTNVTRLADGIKKGIGNSILVKVNQIGTLTETLAAVEMAHKAAYTAVMSHRSGETEDSTIADLAVATNCGQIKTGSLARSDRTAKYNQLLRIEQQLDNQAVYAGRAALRALA; from the coding sequence ATGACTGCCATCGTCGATATTATTGGCCGCGAAATCCTGGACAGCCGTGGCAATCCGACGGTCGAGGTCGATGTGGTTCTGGAGGATGGCTCGATGGGCCGCGCCGCCGTGCCGTCGGGCGCTTCGACCGGCGCCCATGAGGCGGTGGAACTGCGCGACGGCGACAAGGGCCGCTATCTCGGCAAGGGCGTGCAGAAGGCGGTCGAGGCCGTCAACGGCGAGATCTTCGACGCCATCGGCGGCATGGAAGCCGAGCAGCAGGTGCAGATCGACAACGCGATGATCGCGCTCGACGGCACGCCGAACAAGAAGCGCCTCGGCGCGAATGCCATTCTCGGCGTGTCGCTGGCGGTCGCGAAAGCGGCGGCGGAATCGCTCGGAATGCCGCTCTATCGTTATGTCGGCGGCACCTCGGCGCGCACCCTCCCTGTGCCGATGATGAACATCGTCAACGGCGGCGTGCATGCCGACAATCCGATCGACTTTCAGGAAATCATGGTGATGCCGGTGGGCGCGGCGAGCTTCGCCGAAGCCCTGCGCTGCGGCGCGGAGATTTTCCACACCCTGCGCGGCGAACTGAAGAAGGCCGGCCACAACACCAATGTCGGCGACGAGGGCGGCTTCGCGCCGAACTTGCCGTCTGCGGATGCAGCACTCGACTTCGTCATGAGCGCCATCGGCAAGGCGGGCTACAAGGCAGGCAGCGACGTGATGCTGGCGCTGGACTGCGCCTCGACCGAGTTCTTCAAGGACGGCAAGTATGTCTATGAAGGCGAGAAGAAAACCCGCTCGCGGTCCGAACAGGCGAAGTACCTCGCCGACCTCACCGGCCGCTATCCGATCGTCTCGATCGAGGACGGCATGGCCGAGGACGATATGGAAGGCTGGAAGGAACTGACCGATCTGATCGGCGGCAAGGTCCAGCTTGTCGGCGACGACCTGTTCGTCACCAACGTCACACGGCTGGCCGATGGCATCAAGAAGGGGATCGGCAACTCGATCCTCGTCAAGGTCAACCAGATCGGCACGCTGACGGAAACCCTCGCCGCCGTGGAGATGGCGCACAAGGCGGCCTACACCGCCGTGATGTCGCATCGCTCCGGCGAGACGGAGGACTCCACCATCGCCGATCTCGCGGTTGCCACCAATTGCGGGCAGATCAAGACCGGCTCGCTCGCGCGCTCGGATCGTACCGCGAAGTACAACCAACTCCTGCGCATCGAGCAGCAACTCGACAATCAGGCGGTTTATGCGGGCCGCGCGGCGCTTCGCGCGCTGGCTTGA
- a CDS encoding FtsB family cell division protein, with product MVSRARFKAILTGLALYAIAAGFITYFGVNAYTGRYGLNARVELEKEAAALTTELARLKAQRADEEKHVALLRSDRVDPDMLDEEARYQLEYGNPRDLVRLLNR from the coding sequence ATGGTTTCTCGCGCACGATTCAAGGCGATCCTGACCGGCCTCGCGCTCTATGCGATCGCGGCCGGGTTCATCACCTATTTCGGCGTCAACGCCTATACCGGCCGTTACGGCCTCAACGCGCGCGTCGAACTGGAAAAGGAAGCCGCCGCGCTGACGACGGAACTGGCCCGGCTCAAGGCCCAGCGCGCCGATGAAGAGAAACACGTCGCGCTGCTGCGCTCCGATCGTGTCGATCCGGACATGCTCGACGAGGAGGCGCGCTACCAGCTCGAGTACGGAAATCCGCGCGATCTGGTTCGCCTCCTCAATCGCTGA
- the kdsA gene encoding 3-deoxy-8-phosphooctulonate synthase, producing the protein MVSASKTVSVGNVTFGNDLPIAVIAGPCQLESRAHALEVASALKEIAARLKIGLVFKTSFDKANRTSASAERGIGIAKALPIFAEIRDSLGLPVLTDVHEAAQCADVAQAVDVLQIPAFLCRQTDLLLAAAATGKVVNVKKGQFLAPWDMKNVVAKITSGGNANVLVTERGASFGYNTLVSDMRALPILARTTGAPVIFDATHSVQQPGGQGTSSGGEREFVPVLARAAVAVGVAGVFIETHPDPDHAPSDGPNMVPLKDFEGLLKTLMAFDQVAKKAS; encoded by the coding sequence TTGGTTTCAGCTTCAAAAACCGTATCGGTCGGCAACGTCACCTTCGGCAACGATCTGCCGATCGCGGTCATCGCGGGGCCGTGCCAGCTTGAGAGCCGTGCGCATGCGCTCGAAGTGGCTTCCGCGCTGAAGGAGATCGCGGCAAGACTGAAGATCGGTCTCGTTTTCAAAACCTCCTTCGACAAGGCCAACCGCACCAGTGCATCCGCCGAGCGCGGCATCGGGATCGCGAAGGCGCTGCCGATATTCGCCGAAATCCGCGACAGCCTCGGCCTGCCGGTGCTGACCGACGTGCATGAGGCCGCGCAATGCGCAGACGTCGCGCAGGCGGTGGACGTGTTGCAAATCCCCGCGTTCCTGTGCCGTCAGACCGACCTGCTGCTCGCGGCGGCTGCGACCGGCAAGGTCGTCAACGTCAAGAAGGGCCAGTTCCTGGCCCCTTGGGATATGAAAAACGTGGTCGCGAAGATCACCAGCGGCGGCAACGCCAACGTGCTGGTGACCGAGCGCGGCGCATCGTTCGGCTACAACACGCTGGTCTCCGACATGCGCGCGCTGCCGATCCTCGCGCGCACCACCGGCGCGCCGGTGATCTTCGATGCGACGCATTCGGTGCAGCAGCCGGGCGGGCAGGGTACATCATCGGGCGGAGAGCGCGAGTTCGTGCCGGTGCTGGCGCGCGCAGCGGTGGCGGTCGGCGTCGCCGGCGTGTTCATCGAGACCCATCCCGATCCTGACCACGCGCCGTCCGATGGGCCGAACATGGTGCCGCTCAAGGACTTCGAGGGGCTTCTTAAGACGCTTATGGCGTTCGATCAGGTGGCGAAGAAGGCGTCGTAA
- a CDS encoding CTP synthase — MARYIFITGGVVSSLGKGLASAALGAVLQSRGYKVRLRKLDPYLNVDPGTMSPYQHGEVFVTDDGAETDLDLGHYERFTGRPATKADNITTGRIYQDILAKERRGDYLGATVQVIPHVTNAIKDFVVTGNEGYDFVLCEVGGTVGDIEGLPFFEAIRQIKNDLPRGDVIYIHLTLLPYIPSAGELKTKPTQHSVKELRSIGIQPDILLCRTDREIPKEERRKLGLFCNVRESAVIEARDVDNIYAVPEAYHAAGLDDEVLAAFGIEPKQPPALAPWHEINERVRNPEGQVTIAVVGKYTGMKDAYKSLMEALSHGGIANKVKVNLDWIESEVFEREDPAPFLEHVNGILVPGGFGQRGAEGKIKAVQFARERRVPYFGICFGMQMAVIEAARNLVGIKDANSTEFGETKEPLVGLMTEWLRGNELEKRSKAGDLGGTMRLGAFPAALRKGSRVSQVYGGATEISERHRHRYEVNTAYKDRLEQHGLRFSGMSPDGVLPEIVEYEDHPWFIGVQFHPELKSRPLDPHPLFSSFIEAAVVQSRLV, encoded by the coding sequence ATGGCGCGGTACATTTTCATCACCGGCGGCGTGGTTTCCTCGCTCGGAAAAGGACTGGCATCGGCGGCGCTCGGCGCTGTCTTGCAGTCGCGAGGCTACAAGGTCCGCCTTCGCAAGCTCGATCCCTACCTCAATGTCGATCCCGGCACGATGTCGCCGTATCAGCACGGCGAGGTGTTCGTCACCGACGATGGCGCGGAGACCGACCTCGATCTCGGCCACTACGAGCGATTCACGGGCCGTCCGGCGACCAAGGCCGACAACATCACCACAGGCCGCATCTATCAGGACATTCTCGCCAAGGAGCGCCGTGGCGACTATCTCGGCGCGACCGTGCAGGTGATCCCGCACGTCACCAACGCCATCAAGGATTTCGTCGTCACCGGCAACGAGGGTTACGACTTCGTGCTCTGCGAGGTCGGCGGCACGGTGGGCGACATCGAGGGCCTGCCGTTCTTCGAGGCGATCCGCCAGATCAAGAACGATCTGCCGCGCGGCGACGTGATCTACATCCACCTCACGCTGCTGCCGTACATCCCGAGCGCGGGCGAACTCAAGACCAAGCCGACCCAGCATTCGGTGAAGGAACTGCGCTCGATCGGCATCCAGCCGGACATTCTGCTGTGCCGCACCGACCGGGAAATCCCGAAGGAGGAGCGCCGCAAGCTCGGCCTGTTCTGCAACGTGCGTGAAAGCGCCGTGATCGAGGCGCGCGACGTCGACAACATCTATGCCGTGCCGGAGGCTTATCATGCAGCCGGTCTCGACGACGAGGTACTGGCGGCGTTCGGCATCGAGCCGAAGCAGCCGCCGGCGCTTGCGCCGTGGCACGAAATCAACGAGCGCGTGCGCAATCCGGAAGGTCAGGTGACGATTGCCGTGGTCGGCAAGTACACCGGCATGAAGGACGCCTATAAATCTCTGATGGAGGCGCTGTCGCATGGCGGCATCGCCAACAAGGTGAAGGTCAATCTCGACTGGATCGAGAGCGAGGTGTTCGAGCGAGAGGACCCCGCGCCGTTCCTCGAACACGTCAACGGCATCCTCGTGCCGGGCGGCTTCGGCCAGCGCGGCGCGGAGGGCAAGATCAAGGCGGTGCAGTTCGCGCGTGAGCGCCGCGTGCCGTATTTCGGCATCTGCTTCGGCATGCAGATGGCGGTGATCGAGGCCGCGCGCAATCTCGTCGGCATCAAGGACGCCAACTCCACCGAGTTCGGCGAGACGAAAGAGCCGCTGGTCGGTCTGATGACCGAATGGCTGCGCGGTAATGAGCTGGAGAAGCGCAGCAAGGCGGGCGATCTTGGCGGCACCATGCGGCTCGGCGCTTTTCCGGCGGCGCTGCGCAAGGGCAGCCGCGTCTCGCAGGTCTATGGCGGCGCGACCGAGATTTCGGAGCGCCATCGCCACCGCTACGAGGTCAACACCGCCTATAAGGACCGCCTCGAGCAGCACGGCCTGCGTTTCTCCGGCATGTCGCCGGACGGTGTGCTGCCGGAGATCGTCGAATACGAGGATCACCCGTGGTTCATCGGTGTTCAATTCCATCCCGAATTGAAGTCGCGCCCGCTCGACCCGCATCCGCTGTTCTCCTCCTTCATCGAGGCGGCGGTGGTGCAGAGCCGTCTGGTGTGA
- the pdhA gene encoding pyruvate dehydrogenase (acetyl-transferring) E1 component subunit alpha, whose product MPPGKPSAAATKGTSAGAAKLEFTKEQELVALRDMLLIRRFEEKAGQLYGMGAIGGFCHLYIGQEAVVTGIQMVLKQGDQIITGYRDHGHMLATGMDPKGVMAELTGRRHGYSKGKGGSMHMFSKEKHFYGGHGIVGAQVPLGTGLAFANRYRNNGNISVAYFGDGAANQGQVYESFNMAELWKLPIIYVIENNRYAMGTSVTRSSAQTDFSKRGIAFNIPGEQVDGMDVRAVKAAAERAAAWCRDGKGPYILEMQTYRYRGHSMSDPAKYRTREEVEKVRHDQDPIEQVRKRLLDAKVDEAELKKIDAEVREIVNEAADFAQHDPEPDVSELYTDIYR is encoded by the coding sequence ATGCCCCCTGGAAAACCTTCGGCAGCCGCGACCAAAGGCACGTCGGCTGGTGCCGCCAAACTGGAATTCACCAAGGAGCAGGAACTTGTCGCGCTGCGTGACATGCTTCTGATCCGCCGCTTCGAGGAAAAGGCGGGACAGCTTTACGGCATGGGCGCGATCGGCGGCTTCTGCCATCTCTATATCGGGCAGGAAGCTGTCGTCACCGGCATCCAGATGGTGCTGAAGCAGGGCGACCAGATCATCACCGGTTATCGCGACCACGGCCACATGCTGGCGACCGGCATGGACCCCAAGGGCGTGATGGCGGAACTGACCGGACGCCGCCACGGCTACTCCAAGGGCAAGGGCGGCTCCATGCACATGTTCAGCAAGGAGAAGCACTTCTACGGCGGTCACGGCATCGTCGGCGCACAGGTGCCGCTCGGCACCGGATTGGCCTTCGCCAACCGCTACCGCAACAACGGCAATATCAGCGTCGCTTATTTCGGCGACGGCGCGGCGAACCAGGGCCAGGTCTACGAGAGCTTCAACATGGCCGAGTTGTGGAAGCTGCCGATCATTTATGTGATCGAGAACAATCGTTATGCGATGGGCACCTCGGTGACGCGCTCCTCCGCGCAGACCGATTTCTCCAAGCGCGGCATCGCCTTCAACATTCCGGGCGAGCAGGTCGATGGCATGGACGTGCGCGCGGTGAAGGCGGCGGCGGAACGTGCAGCGGCCTGGTGCCGCGACGGCAAGGGCCCTTACATCCTCGAAATGCAGACCTACCGCTATCGCGGTCACTCGATGTCCGATCCCGCGAAGTATCGCACGCGCGAGGAGGTCGAGAAGGTCCGTCACGATCAGGACCCGATCGAGCAGGTGCGCAAGCGTCTGCTCGACGCCAAGGTCGATGAGGCGGAATTAAAGAAGATCGACGCGGAAGTGCGCGAGATCGTCAACGAGGCCGCCGACTTCGCCCAGCACGATCCGGAGCCGGACGTGTCCGAACTCTACACCGACATTTACCGTTAA
- a CDS encoding VOC family protein, which yields MPTQTWSRPRGLDHVVHAVRDLDAAAEFYARAGFQVGGRNRHPWGTHNRIIQMPGFFIELLEVAEPEKIVPFAPGQFSFGAFQRDFLKTREGISMVLLASTDARADAKLFDDAGIGGFAVFDFEREGAGADGKPVKVAFSLAFARDELSPHAGFAVCQHRFPQNFWNSTRQAHENGTIGIGGVVMVADNPTDHHVFLSAFTGVRLLHSNSIGVKSVTPHGDLDIMEAPSFRDQFGVTKTMAGEGAELSGLRLNVRDLAALEARLNAGGIAHQRRVGRVVIVPENAFGATLIFEETR from the coding sequence ATGCCGACGCAGACATGGTCGCGGCCGCGCGGTCTCGACCATGTCGTTCATGCCGTGCGCGATCTCGACGCGGCGGCGGAGTTTTACGCGCGCGCTGGCTTTCAGGTCGGCGGACGCAATCGCCATCCGTGGGGCACGCATAACCGCATTATTCAAATGCCCGGTTTCTTCATCGAGCTTCTCGAAGTCGCGGAGCCGGAGAAGATCGTGCCTTTTGCGCCGGGACAGTTTTCGTTCGGTGCCTTCCAGCGCGATTTTTTGAAAACGCGCGAGGGGATCAGCATGGTGCTACTGGCCAGCACCGACGCGCGCGCCGATGCGAAGCTGTTCGACGACGCGGGCATCGGCGGGTTTGCGGTGTTCGATTTCGAGCGCGAAGGTGCGGGCGCGGACGGCAAGCCGGTGAAAGTCGCGTTCTCGCTGGCGTTCGCGCGCGATGAGCTGTCGCCCCATGCGGGCTTCGCCGTTTGCCAGCATCGTTTTCCACAAAACTTCTGGAATTCGACACGTCAGGCGCATGAGAACGGAACGATTGGCATTGGCGGTGTGGTGATGGTCGCCGACAATCCGACCGACCATCATGTGTTCCTCTCCGCCTTCACCGGTGTGCGGCTGCTGCATTCCAATTCCATCGGTGTGAAATCGGTGACGCCGCACGGCGATCTCGACATCATGGAAGCGCCGAGCTTCCGCGATCAGTTCGGCGTGACGAAAACGATGGCGGGCGAGGGCGCGGAATTGTCCGGCCTGCGGCTCAATGTGCGCGATCTCGCGGCTCTGGAAGCGCGCCTGAATGCAGGCGGCATCGCGCATCAGCGCAGGGTGGGGCGCGTGGTGATTGTGCCGGAGAATGCATTCGGCGCGACGCTGATTTTCGAGGAAACGCGATAA
- a CDS encoding sulfite oxidase encodes MKQVKEYARERSIDELYQDDPERADANVFGRKTDMGRRGFLGGAGLAAMGAAVGGAIPFAANMPGGLIPAAFAQSTPPATPPAGAAPAAPKGPQYLSFPGKSDKLVVLGDRPLVAETPEDQLDDDTTPTNKLFVRNNGQTPEEAKDPDKWSFVIDGEVNKKLTLTLGELKSKYKPVTRRMVLECGGNGRSFFTPQARGNQWTNGGAGCPEWTGVRLADVLKSAGLKPSAVFSAHYGSDQHLSGDASKATVSRGVPVKKLMDENNLIVWQINGDPLPNINGGPLRLFIAGWPGSLSAKWLNRITLRDKEHDGPGMTGFSYRVPIKPMIPGDKGDPKNFRILESMPVRSIITSPANGAKLAAGTKEVKLRGAAWAGDLTVQEVDVSTDFGATWTKAKVGKPKNKYDWQRWTATVKLPSDGYYEIWTRGTDSRGVMQPHLAGVWNPQGYGGNAMHRVAVLVG; translated from the coding sequence ATGAAGCAGGTCAAGGAGTACGCGCGCGAACGTTCGATCGACGAACTTTATCAGGACGACCCGGAAAGAGCGGATGCGAATGTTTTCGGCCGCAAGACCGACATGGGACGTCGCGGCTTTTTAGGTGGCGCGGGTCTTGCCGCCATGGGCGCGGCGGTTGGGGGAGCCATTCCGTTTGCCGCCAACATGCCAGGCGGTTTGATTCCGGCAGCATTCGCGCAATCGACCCCGCCGGCGACTCCGCCTGCGGGCGCTGCACCCGCGGCGCCTAAGGGGCCGCAATATCTCAGCTTCCCCGGCAAGAGCGACAAGCTCGTGGTGCTTGGCGACCGGCCTCTGGTCGCGGAAACGCCGGAAGATCAACTCGATGACGATACGACGCCGACCAACAAACTGTTCGTGCGCAACAACGGACAGACGCCGGAGGAGGCGAAAGATCCGGACAAATGGTCGTTCGTGATCGACGGCGAGGTCAACAAGAAGCTGACGCTGACGCTCGGTGAACTGAAATCGAAATACAAGCCGGTCACGCGACGCATGGTGCTGGAATGCGGCGGCAATGGCCGTTCGTTTTTCACGCCGCAAGCGCGCGGCAATCAGTGGACCAATGGTGGCGCGGGTTGTCCGGAATGGACCGGCGTCCGGCTTGCCGACGTTCTCAAGAGCGCGGGCCTCAAGCCCTCGGCGGTGTTCTCGGCGCATTACGGCAGCGATCAGCATTTGTCCGGCGATGCCAGCAAAGCGACGGTGTCGCGAGGTGTCCCGGTCAAGAAGCTGATGGACGAAAACAATCTGATCGTCTGGCAGATCAATGGTGATCCGCTTCCCAACATCAACGGCGGCCCGTTGCGGCTTTTCATTGCCGGATGGCCGGGTTCGCTCTCGGCGAAATGGCTCAACCGCATCACGCTTCGCGACAAGGAGCATGACGGGCCGGGCATGACCGGCTTTTCCTACCGGGTGCCGATCAAGCCGATGATTCCCGGCGACAAGGGCGACCCGAAGAACTTCAGGATTCTGGAGTCGATGCCGGTGCGCTCGATCATCACCAGTCCGGCAAACGGTGCCAAGCTCGCCGCAGGCACCAAGGAGGTCAAGCTGCGCGGCGCGGCCTGGGCCGGTGACCTGACGGTGCAGGAGGTCGATGTCTCCACCGATTTCGGTGCGACGTGGACCAAGGCAAAGGTCGGCAAGCCGAAGAACAAGTATGATTGGCAGCGCTGGACCGCGACCGTCAAGCTGCCAAGCGACGGCTATTACGAGATCTGGACGAGAGGCACGGATTCCAGAGGCGTGATGCAGCCGCATCTCGCGGGAGTCTGGAATCCGCAAGGCTACGGCGGCAATGCCATGCACCGTGTCGCAGTGCTGGTCGGCTGA
- a CDS encoding NADPH-dependent FMN reductase, which translates to MPHQVLVIVGSLRKESFSLKIANALAKTAPASLKLNVATLHGLSFFNQDLEANPPADWLAFRDKIKASDAVIFVTPEYNRSISGVLRNAIDIASRPSGQSAFRGKPVGIIGNSPGPLGGVSAAMELKRSLPGITGPILGQPEIYLTHVGNSFNEQGEVTSESFGKVLHQYGEAFAAFVEQQKKALAG; encoded by the coding sequence ATGCCCCATCAAGTTCTGGTCATCGTCGGAAGCCTTCGCAAGGAATCCTTCAGCCTCAAGATTGCCAACGCCCTGGCGAAGACGGCTCCGGCCTCGCTAAAGCTGAACGTGGCGACCCTGCATGGCCTGTCGTTCTTCAATCAGGACCTTGAAGCCAATCCGCCTGCCGACTGGCTGGCGTTCCGCGACAAGATCAAGGCGTCGGACGCGGTGATCTTCGTGACGCCGGAATACAACCGCTCGATTTCCGGTGTGCTCCGGAACGCCATCGACATCGCGTCGCGTCCCTCGGGGCAGAGCGCGTTTCGTGGCAAGCCTGTCGGCATCATCGGCAACTCGCCGGGCCCGCTTGGCGGCGTCAGCGCGGCGATGGAGTTGAAGCGCTCATTGCCGGGCATCACCGGGCCGATCCTTGGTCAGCCGGAAATCTACCTGACTCATGTCGGGAACTCGTTCAACGAACAGGGCGAAGTCACGAGCGAGAGCTTCGGCAAGGTGTTGCACCAGTATGGCGAGGCGTTCGCCGCGTTCGTTGAACAGCAAAAGAAAGCCCTCGCGGGTTGA
- the queF gene encoding preQ(1) synthase, which produces MSRKPRKTSAKALLQLGRPVAPPASPDEAKLDRVPNPHPGTGYLVRFAAPEFTSLCPITGQPDFAHLVIDYVPGDWLVESKALKLYLASFRNHGAFHEDCTVAIGKRLVREIKPQWLRIGGYWYPRGGIPIDVFWQTGKLPKNIWVPEQGVPPYRGRG; this is translated from the coding sequence ATGTCACGAAAGCCGCGCAAAACCTCTGCAAAGGCCCTGCTCCAGCTCGGGCGGCCGGTGGCCCCTCCCGCATCCCCAGATGAGGCGAAACTGGATCGCGTGCCCAACCCGCACCCCGGCACGGGATATCTCGTGCGCTTCGCCGCTCCCGAATTCACCAGCCTGTGCCCGATCACCGGCCAGCCCGACTTCGCGCATCTCGTGATCGACTACGTGCCCGGCGACTGGCTGGTGGAATCGAAGGCGCTGAAACTCTACCTCGCGAGCTTCCGCAACCACGGCGCGTTCCACGAGGACTGCACGGTCGCGATCGGCAAACGCCTCGTGCGCGAGATCAAGCCGCAATGGCTGCGCATCGGCGGCTACTGGTATCCGCGCGGCGGGATTCCCATCGACGTGTTCTGGCAGACCGGCAAGCTGCCGAAAAACATCTGGGTGCCGGAGCAAGGCGTGCCGCCGTATCGCGGGCGGGGTTAG
- the secG gene encoding preprotein translocase subunit SecG yields MQTVVIVIHLIIVAALIGVVLLQRSEGGGLGIGGGGGGGFMSSRGTTNLLTRTTAILAAGFFITSLFLSWLAGYDNRPKSLINPAPVSQSGSPAPEKNLLDSLKPAEPAAPQAPQSK; encoded by the coding sequence ATGCAGACCGTCGTCATCGTCATCCATCTCATCATTGTCGCCGCGCTGATCGGCGTCGTGCTGTTGCAGCGCTCGGAAGGCGGCGGCCTTGGCATCGGCGGCGGCGGTGGCGGCGGTTTCATGTCGAGCCGGGGCACCACGAATCTTCTGACCCGGACCACCGCGATTCTGGCGGCGGGCTTCTTCATCACCAGCCTGTTTCTGTCCTGGCTGGCCGGTTACGACAACCGGCCGAAGTCGCTGATCAATCCCGCGCCGGTGTCGCAATCGGGCTCGCCGGCACCGGAAAAGAACCTTCTGGATTCGCTCAAGCCCGCAGAGCCGGCCGCTCCGCAGGCGCCGCAGTCCAAGTAA